In the genome of Xenopus laevis strain J_2021 chromosome 1S, Xenopus_laevis_v10.1, whole genome shotgun sequence, one region contains:
- the LOC121398918 gene encoding cyclin-O protein B-like has product MEISKARKRRRQINEEEQLSPGCCHDPKRVRHQGDQRGTCHPSAGDPALQNEPWNTLAHIGIGLETFKEYGEDAYMYNKSLEERFMALNFLQSQPEITLASWYEFTSLLVFIHRRLKLDFRSLCLTVNLLERFLARTAPIKTTDLNRVGATCFNIAYKLVDKRQFSLWNCLKLFDATITKKEMNQLERIIICRLLFELSAPTIDDFLEHFTLRRVASQKPVAAQQTKEAIALTAARGIAALSLTHHHEFYTYAPSMMALCCLKVAIKFYPSGKPINVDPAEYSDHVMEECVGKIIALVSSRQSFLHMLLPAVFPRRTAEETETSASQKEPKGGEAETSRQEQGSDPLEMAQGSGLSIYHQGVGLQNMHPYIPTYPYYHPHMHPYIPTYPYNHPYRHPYIPTYPYNHPYRHPYIPTYPFYSRPLGLFALYFKRVNKLLGMQSFLSFA; this is encoded by the coding sequence ATGGAGATTTCAAAAGCGAGGAAGCGAAGACGACAGATCAACGAAGAAGAACAACTTTCCCCTGGGTGCTGCCATGATCCCAAAAGGGTGAGGCACCAGGGTGATCAACGAGGGACATGCCACCCTTCAGCTGGGGACCCAGCACTTCAAAATGAGCCTTGGAACACCTTAGCTCACATAGGCATTGGCCTAGAGACCTTCAAGGAGTATGGGGAAGACGCCTACATGTACAACAAAAGCCTTGAAGAGAGATTTATGGCTTTGAACTTTCTACAAAGTCAGCCAGAAATCACTTTGGCGTCATGGTATGAGTTCACCAGCCTGCTTGTCTTCATACACAGACGCCTGAAGTTGGACTTTAGGTCTCTGTGCTTGACTGTCAACCTTCTGGAGCGGTTTCTTGCCCGCACTGCTCCCATCAAGACCACCGACCTGAACAGAGTAGGAGCCACTTGCTTCAATATAGCCTACAAGTTAGTGGACAAACGGCAATTCAGCCTATGGAATTGCCTAAAACTCTTTGATGCCACCATTACAAAGAAGGAAATGAACCAACTGGAGCGAATCATCATTTGCAGATTGCTTTTTGAACTGTCAGCACCGACCATCGATGACTTCTTGGAGCATTTCACCCTCCGGAGAGTAGCCAGCCAGAAGCCTGTAGCTGCCCAGCAGACAAAAGAAGCCATTGCCCTGACTGCTGCTAGAGGCATCGCCGCACTGAGCCTGACCCACCATCATGAGTTTTATACTTATGCACCCTCCATGATGGCTCTGTGCTGCCTGAAAGTTGCCATAAAATTCTACCCTTCAGGCAAACCCATCAACGTGGATCCCGCTGAATACTCAGATCACGTAATGGAAGAGTGTGTCGGGAAGATCATCGCTCTGGTATCATCCAGGCAGAGCTTTTTACACATGCTGCTTCCAGCAGTGTTTCCAAGAAGAACAGCAGAGGAGACAGAGACAAGCGCCTCCCAGAAAGAACCCAAAGGTGGTGAGGCAGAAACATCCAGGCAGGAACAGGGTTCTGACCCCTTGGAAATGGCCCAGGGATCTGGCCTTTCCATCTATCATCAAGGGGTAGGTTTGCAAAacatgcacccatacattccCACATATCCATACTACCACCCTCacatgcacccatacattcctacatatccttacaaccacccttacaggcacccatacattcctacatatccatacaaccacccttacaggcacccatacattcctacatatcc